A single genomic interval of Centropristis striata isolate RG_2023a ecotype Rhode Island chromosome 8, C.striata_1.0, whole genome shotgun sequence harbors:
- the efhb gene encoding EF-hand domain-containing family member B isoform X1, translating to MTEGKTSCQLKHKVKDRCPNIPKAGKCVPEGDRTEACLQEAARPPTPPVVRKFRNSNQPEPGAIRVHRGKANDPDVASTLVHGISTKSSLTGRSLLNPPQKTLFQHKLQELSEAVYGSSQKAPVGRSRDQHLGLPTWCNDKTTYGVKTVRGLDVREIINPSKTAEELQREAQEGHETYIRSHNAYFVGERIDRKYDWSHCGRDSRFGILTPHFNDGRSARKSLHWLGETQKFYNPKPVWKRSGNREMMAQQFGKTNNVRENTLNLPPDHTFGNLLLPDEFGVGDLIHFTEPGQFLRGRDRQRSLVNAVRHHLKKANFHNFPSLLQAFRHYDKAGKGMIDKEDLQAVCRQFQLDVSRPVLDDLMDYCDTDKDGLINFLEFANFLNWKDKMPINIREQCIITNDRPTNSAPANMERKSSPVSAQLPASQTLVKPEDLEPIKPGSSLKTLRTLRRPRAAPDHFMTSSSLIGAVSDPSTSNSRTYGIPSVRCDLPAPRIKRVSDMNNYGDTSTAAHLLHPSVYDLRGVHEEHFFSPRNKTEIAEIFRNVGVDVPEETFEEAWKLASMKHPAGEVCVEVFRNVLKEIKAM from the exons ATGACCGAGGGAAAAACCTCCTGCCAACTGAAACATAAAGTTAAAGATAGATGTCCAAACATACCGAAG GCAGGGAAATGTGTACCTGAAGGAGACAGGACTGAAGCCTGCCTACAAGAAGCAGCAAGG CCCCCTACCCCACCTGTGGTAAGAAAATTTCGCAACAGCAACCAACCAGAACCAGGAGCTATCAGAGTGCACAGAGGGAAGGCCAATGATCCAGATGTTGCCAGCACCCTCGTTCACGGCATCAGCACAAAATCTTCCCTCACT GGCAGAAGTTTGCTAAATCCTCCTCAAAAGACCTTGTTCCAGCACAAGTTGCAAGAGCTCAGTGAAGCAGTGTACGGCTCCAGTCAAAAGGCACCTGTGGGCCGGTCACGTGATCAGCATCTTGGACTTCCCACCTGGTGCAATGACAAAACTACATATGGTGTGAAAACAGTTAGAG GGTTGGATGTGCGTGAGATTATTAACCCTTCAAAAACAGCAGAGGAGTTGCAGAGAGAAGCTCAGGAGGGACACGAGACTTATATTCGTAGCCACAACGCCTATTTTGTTG GTGAACGGATTGATAGGAAATACGACTGGAGTCACTGTGGTAGAGACAGTAGGTTTGGGATCCTCACGCCTCATTTCAACGATGGACGTAGTGCTCGCAAATCCCTCCACTGGCTGGGGGAGACACAGAA GTTTTACAATCCGAAGCCTGTTTGGAAGAGATCTGGGAACAGGGAGATGATGGCGCAACAATTTGGCaaaacaaacaatgt GAGAGAAAATACCTTGAATCTTCCACCAGATCACACCTTTGGAAATCTCTTGCTGCCAGATGAATTTG GTGTTGGGGATCTAATCCATTTCACAGAGCCAGGCCAGTTCTTGAGAGGCAGAGACCGACAGCGCAGCCTGGTCAACGCAGTGCGACACCACCTCAAGAAAGCCAATTTCCACAACTTCCCATCCCTGCTGCAAGCATTCAGACATTATGACAAG GCAGGCAAGGGAATGATTGACAAAGAGGATCTGCAGGCAGTGTGCCGTCAATTCCAGCTGGACGTGAGCAGGCCGGTTCTGGATGACCTGATGGACTACTGTGACACAGATAAGGACGGACTAATCAACTTCCTGGAGTTTGCCAACTTCCTCAACTGGAAGGACAAGATGCCCATTAACATTCGAGAGCAGTGTATTATTACAAATG ATCGTCCAACCAACTCGGCTCCAGCTAACATGGAGAGGAAGTCATCGCCAGTATCGGCACAGCTTCCTGCCTCTCAGACCTTAGTTAAGCCTGAGGACCTGGAGCCAATTAAACCAGGCAGCTCACTGAAGACCCTCAGGACCCTGCGGCGCCCCAGGGCAGCCCCAGACCACTTCatgacctcctcctccctcattgGGGCTGTCAGCGATCCATCCACATCAA ACAGCCGTACCTATGGGATCCCATCTGTGCGCTGTGACCTTCCAGCCCCACGCATAAAGAGAGTCAGTGACATGAACAACTACGGCGATACATCCACCGCTGCACACCTTCTGCATCCATCAGTTTATGACCTGCGTGGTGTTCACGAGGAACACTTCTTCTCTCCTCGCAACAAGACAGAG ATTGCAGAGATCTTCAGGAATGTGGGTGTTGATGTTCCTGAAGAGACGTTTGAGGAAGCGTGGAAGCTGGCGTCCATGAAGCATCCAGCCGGGGAGGTTTGTGTTGAGGTTTTCCGTAACGTACTCAAGGAAATAAAAGCGATGTAA
- the efhb gene encoding EF-hand domain-containing family member B isoform X2 — protein sequence MTEGKTSCQLKHKVKDRCPNIPKAGKCVPEGDRTEACLQEAARPPTPPVVRKFRNSNQPEPGAIRVHRGKANDPDVASTLVHGISTKSSLTGRSLLNPPQKTLFQHKLQELSEAVYGSSQKAPVGRSRDQHLGLPTWCNDKTTYGVKTVRGLDVREIINPSKTAEELQREAQEGHETYIRSHNAYFVGERIDRKYDWSHCGRDSRFGILTPHFNDGRSARKSLHWLGETQKFYNPKPVWKRSGNREMMAQQFGKTNNVRENTLNLPPDHTFGNLLLPDEFGVGDLIHFTEPGQFLRGRDRQRSLVNAVRHHLKKANFHNFPSLLQAFRHYDKAGKGMIDKEDLQAVCRQFQLDVSRPVLDDLMDYCDTDKDGLINFLEFANFLNWKDKMPINIREQCIITNDRPTNSAPANMERKSSPVSAQLPASQTLVKPEDLEPIKPGSSLKTLRTLRRPRAAPDHFMTSSSLIGAVSDPSTSNSRTYGIPSVRCDLPAPRIKRVSDMNNYGDTSTAAHLLHPSVYDLRGVHEEHFFSPRNKTEIAEIFRNVGVDVPEETFEEAWKLASMKHPAGECLLELAGDLTTI from the exons ATGACCGAGGGAAAAACCTCCTGCCAACTGAAACATAAAGTTAAAGATAGATGTCCAAACATACCGAAG GCAGGGAAATGTGTACCTGAAGGAGACAGGACTGAAGCCTGCCTACAAGAAGCAGCAAGG CCCCCTACCCCACCTGTGGTAAGAAAATTTCGCAACAGCAACCAACCAGAACCAGGAGCTATCAGAGTGCACAGAGGGAAGGCCAATGATCCAGATGTTGCCAGCACCCTCGTTCACGGCATCAGCACAAAATCTTCCCTCACT GGCAGAAGTTTGCTAAATCCTCCTCAAAAGACCTTGTTCCAGCACAAGTTGCAAGAGCTCAGTGAAGCAGTGTACGGCTCCAGTCAAAAGGCACCTGTGGGCCGGTCACGTGATCAGCATCTTGGACTTCCCACCTGGTGCAATGACAAAACTACATATGGTGTGAAAACAGTTAGAG GGTTGGATGTGCGTGAGATTATTAACCCTTCAAAAACAGCAGAGGAGTTGCAGAGAGAAGCTCAGGAGGGACACGAGACTTATATTCGTAGCCACAACGCCTATTTTGTTG GTGAACGGATTGATAGGAAATACGACTGGAGTCACTGTGGTAGAGACAGTAGGTTTGGGATCCTCACGCCTCATTTCAACGATGGACGTAGTGCTCGCAAATCCCTCCACTGGCTGGGGGAGACACAGAA GTTTTACAATCCGAAGCCTGTTTGGAAGAGATCTGGGAACAGGGAGATGATGGCGCAACAATTTGGCaaaacaaacaatgt GAGAGAAAATACCTTGAATCTTCCACCAGATCACACCTTTGGAAATCTCTTGCTGCCAGATGAATTTG GTGTTGGGGATCTAATCCATTTCACAGAGCCAGGCCAGTTCTTGAGAGGCAGAGACCGACAGCGCAGCCTGGTCAACGCAGTGCGACACCACCTCAAGAAAGCCAATTTCCACAACTTCCCATCCCTGCTGCAAGCATTCAGACATTATGACAAG GCAGGCAAGGGAATGATTGACAAAGAGGATCTGCAGGCAGTGTGCCGTCAATTCCAGCTGGACGTGAGCAGGCCGGTTCTGGATGACCTGATGGACTACTGTGACACAGATAAGGACGGACTAATCAACTTCCTGGAGTTTGCCAACTTCCTCAACTGGAAGGACAAGATGCCCATTAACATTCGAGAGCAGTGTATTATTACAAATG ATCGTCCAACCAACTCGGCTCCAGCTAACATGGAGAGGAAGTCATCGCCAGTATCGGCACAGCTTCCTGCCTCTCAGACCTTAGTTAAGCCTGAGGACCTGGAGCCAATTAAACCAGGCAGCTCACTGAAGACCCTCAGGACCCTGCGGCGCCCCAGGGCAGCCCCAGACCACTTCatgacctcctcctccctcattgGGGCTGTCAGCGATCCATCCACATCAA ACAGCCGTACCTATGGGATCCCATCTGTGCGCTGTGACCTTCCAGCCCCACGCATAAAGAGAGTCAGTGACATGAACAACTACGGCGATACATCCACCGCTGCACACCTTCTGCATCCATCAGTTTATGACCTGCGTGGTGTTCACGAGGAACACTTCTTCTCTCCTCGCAACAAGACAGAG ATTGCAGAGATCTTCAGGAATGTGGGTGTTGATGTTCCTGAAGAGACGTTTGAGGAAGCGTGGAAGCTGGCGTCCATGAAGCATCCAGCCGGGGAG TGTCTGTTGGAGCTTGCTGGTGACCTAACTACAATTTAA
- the efhb gene encoding EF-hand domain-containing family member B isoform X3 — MTEGKTSCQLKHKVKDRCPNIPKAGKCVPEGDRTEACLQEAARPPTPPVVRKFRNSNQPEPGAIRVHRGKANDPDVASTLVHGISTKSSLTGRSLLNPPQKTLFQHKLQELSEAVYGSSQKAPVGRSRDQHLGLPTWCNDKTTYGVKTVRGLDVREIINPSKTAEELQREAQEGHETYIRSHNAYFVGERIDRKYDWSHCGRDSRFGILTPHFNDGRSARKSLHWLGETQKFYNPKPVWKRSGNREMMAQQFGKTNNVRENTLNLPPDHTFGNLLLPDEFGVGDLIHFTEPGQFLRGRDRQRSLVNAVRHHLKKANFHNFPSLLQAFRHYDKAGKGMIDKEDLQAVCRQFQLDVSRPVLDDLMDYCDTDKDGLINFLEFANFLNWKDKMPINIREQCIITNDRPTNSAPANMERKSSPVSAQLPASQTLVKPEDLEPIKPGSSLKTLRTLRRPRAAPDHFMTSSSLIGAVSDPSTSNSRTYGIPSVRCDLPAPRIKRVSDMNNYGDTSTAAHLLHPSVYDLRGVHEEHFFSPRNKTEIAEIFRNVGVDVPEETFEEAWKLASMKHPAGESSSKNQHLSTS; from the exons ATGACCGAGGGAAAAACCTCCTGCCAACTGAAACATAAAGTTAAAGATAGATGTCCAAACATACCGAAG GCAGGGAAATGTGTACCTGAAGGAGACAGGACTGAAGCCTGCCTACAAGAAGCAGCAAGG CCCCCTACCCCACCTGTGGTAAGAAAATTTCGCAACAGCAACCAACCAGAACCAGGAGCTATCAGAGTGCACAGAGGGAAGGCCAATGATCCAGATGTTGCCAGCACCCTCGTTCACGGCATCAGCACAAAATCTTCCCTCACT GGCAGAAGTTTGCTAAATCCTCCTCAAAAGACCTTGTTCCAGCACAAGTTGCAAGAGCTCAGTGAAGCAGTGTACGGCTCCAGTCAAAAGGCACCTGTGGGCCGGTCACGTGATCAGCATCTTGGACTTCCCACCTGGTGCAATGACAAAACTACATATGGTGTGAAAACAGTTAGAG GGTTGGATGTGCGTGAGATTATTAACCCTTCAAAAACAGCAGAGGAGTTGCAGAGAGAAGCTCAGGAGGGACACGAGACTTATATTCGTAGCCACAACGCCTATTTTGTTG GTGAACGGATTGATAGGAAATACGACTGGAGTCACTGTGGTAGAGACAGTAGGTTTGGGATCCTCACGCCTCATTTCAACGATGGACGTAGTGCTCGCAAATCCCTCCACTGGCTGGGGGAGACACAGAA GTTTTACAATCCGAAGCCTGTTTGGAAGAGATCTGGGAACAGGGAGATGATGGCGCAACAATTTGGCaaaacaaacaatgt GAGAGAAAATACCTTGAATCTTCCACCAGATCACACCTTTGGAAATCTCTTGCTGCCAGATGAATTTG GTGTTGGGGATCTAATCCATTTCACAGAGCCAGGCCAGTTCTTGAGAGGCAGAGACCGACAGCGCAGCCTGGTCAACGCAGTGCGACACCACCTCAAGAAAGCCAATTTCCACAACTTCCCATCCCTGCTGCAAGCATTCAGACATTATGACAAG GCAGGCAAGGGAATGATTGACAAAGAGGATCTGCAGGCAGTGTGCCGTCAATTCCAGCTGGACGTGAGCAGGCCGGTTCTGGATGACCTGATGGACTACTGTGACACAGATAAGGACGGACTAATCAACTTCCTGGAGTTTGCCAACTTCCTCAACTGGAAGGACAAGATGCCCATTAACATTCGAGAGCAGTGTATTATTACAAATG ATCGTCCAACCAACTCGGCTCCAGCTAACATGGAGAGGAAGTCATCGCCAGTATCGGCACAGCTTCCTGCCTCTCAGACCTTAGTTAAGCCTGAGGACCTGGAGCCAATTAAACCAGGCAGCTCACTGAAGACCCTCAGGACCCTGCGGCGCCCCAGGGCAGCCCCAGACCACTTCatgacctcctcctccctcattgGGGCTGTCAGCGATCCATCCACATCAA ACAGCCGTACCTATGGGATCCCATCTGTGCGCTGTGACCTTCCAGCCCCACGCATAAAGAGAGTCAGTGACATGAACAACTACGGCGATACATCCACCGCTGCACACCTTCTGCATCCATCAGTTTATGACCTGCGTGGTGTTCACGAGGAACACTTCTTCTCTCCTCGCAACAAGACAGAG ATTGCAGAGATCTTCAGGAATGTGGGTGTTGATGTTCCTGAAGAGACGTTTGAGGAAGCGTGGAAGCTGGCGTCCATGAAGCATCCAGCCGGGGAG